In Phenylobacterium hankyongense, the sequence CCGCCATCCTCAAGGACCTGGCCTGTTCGGTGGGCGTCGAGCTGACGCCCCAGAACGCCCCGAAGACGGTGGACCTGTTCAAGAAGATGCTGCCCGACGTCCGCCGCGCGATCGACGTGCCGAAGGACTTCTACCAGCGCAAGCGGCCCTACCTGATCGACGAGGGCCCGATCTGCGACCAGAAGAGCGAAAGCCTGGCCAAGAGCCCCGACTATCCCTCGGGCCACAACACCTGGAGCTGGAGCGTCGGCCTGGTGATGGCCGAGCTTGCCCCCGACCGCGCCACCGACATCCTGGTCCGCGCCCGCGCCTTCGGCGAGAGCCGGCTGGTCTGCGGGGTGCACAACCTCAGCGCCGTCGAGGCCGGCCGCACCAACGCCTCGGCCGTGGTCGCCGCCCTGCATGGCTCCGACGCGTTCCGCAAGGACCTGGAGGCCGCGCGCAAGGAAGT encodes:
- a CDS encoding acid phosphatase, with product MTRALTVVAALALIGAAPARAPAPKGYLSAAEAPDPLRILPPAPVAGSSRYEADRTIFLQTRIYKDTPRWALAQNDINQAAILKDLACSVGVELTPQNAPKTVDLFKKMLPDVRRAIDVPKDFYQRKRPYLIDEGPICDQKSESLAKSPDYPSGHNTWSWSVGLVMAELAPDRATDILVRARAFGESRLVCGVHNLSAVEAGRTNASAVVAALHGSDAFRKDLEAARKEVAAARKAGPAPDPAACAQEAALIAKSPY